cagacagataCACGCCGGCAAAACACCCATCAacatacaatattttttttttacaaaaaaaaaaaaaagaatacttctaaggctggagatgtagcttagTGGATTTGCATAcacaaagtcctgagttcaaccctcAGCCCCACATAGACCAAGCATgatgtaaccccagcacttgggaggtaaaggcaggaggctCAAAAGTTCAGGATGACAGCCTCAAAGGGGTGTTTTGGGAACCCAGTAGGAAGTTGGACCAATAATCCAAGGTTCTTTGCAGCGCCTCTTGGTACACGTCACAGGCCATGGTGGGCCTGCTTCTCTCTAGAGTGTTGGGGGACGCAAGGGGCTGACACACCAGGCTTTAGTCCCGACGTCTAGAAATATGCCACAAACAATGTCTTCCCTCACAGGTGACCTTGGGGGACAGTCCAAATGGAGACCTTTTTACCTGTCACATCTGCCAGAAGTCCTTCACCTACCAGCGCATGCTGAATCGACACATGAAGTGTCACAATGATGTCAAGAGGCACCTCTGCACTTACTGTGGGAAGGGTTTCAATGACACCTTTGACCTCAAGAGACATGTCCGAACCCACACTGGTAAGTAAAGTCTGTGGCCAGAGGGATGCCTCAGACCCTCTTGGGACCTGAAGGCACACCCTGGAGCTGAGGGCAGAGTCCTGAATTCATAGACAAAGACTCTTAATTCCAGAGTTCCTTAGGAAATTGGCATTTAGCCGGTTTAGCCTTGGTCACTCTGCCAGTCGAGTGTCCTGACCTTTCTGTGTGTGGATGCTTCAGACAGACTCCACAGTCTCTGTCAGGTCCTGATGCTGACCCCTGTTGTCCATAGGTGTGCGGCCCTACAAGTGCAGTCTGTGTGACAAGGCCTTCACCCAGCGCTGCTCTCTGGAGTCTCACCTCAAGAAGATTCATGGTGTGCAGCAGAAGTACGCATACAAGGAGCGCCGGGCCAAGCTCTATGTGTGTGAGGAGTGTGGCTGCACGTCTGAGAGTCAGGAGGGTCATGTCCTGCATCTTAAGGAGCGCCACCCCGACAGCCCACTGCTGCGCAAGACCTCCAAGAAAGTAGCTGTGGCTCTGCAGAACACTGTCACATCCCTGCTGCAGGGCAGCCCCCATCTCTGAGCAGCACAGGCCGGGAAGGACCAGGTGCACTCCCTGCTGCCGTTTGCCTTCCTGCATCCTCTTGCCAGAGCACCAGTAGCCAGGACCAgagctctcctgcctctctccacaCACTTGCGTAACCGGGCACTGACTTCCGCTCCGTTTGGGAAGTCTGTCTTACAGGCAGAGCCCTCTCTGAGCTTGGGACCATGGGTGCCTGGGTTCAGGCAGGAGCGAGGCCAAGTGAGCAGAAAGGGCTGCTTATAGAGGCAGGCCCTGTTTCCTTGCAGCAGGACTTTGCAGACGTGCTGAGAGGGGTGGGCAATGGATCCCCGTGGAGAGCAGAAGATCAGACAGCAAGGAGCATCCTGGCAGACGGCTGCTGCGGTGGTGCTGGCAACGGCCCTGCACCTGCAGGGCTAACTCTCAGGGTTCCAGGGCTCTCTGCCCTGTCATCAGAGGCCCGCATGTGAACAGccacatgcatgtttgtgtatgtgtcacaCGCTCTGCGTGTCACTTCTTCACGTGTGCTTGTGCGCTCTCGGCCTTCCCACATATCACCTCATTCATAAGAAAATGACCACAAGGTGCCAAGgaggttttatttccttttttttttttaaagatgacaaATGTAcagatattaatatatttttggtGCCCACAGTAAGACTGTTTAGTAAGACTAAAAGGGGGAGGAGCTGGCTTTTTCTCCACCCCCATTGGGTCTATTTATCCTGGACATTTCAAACCTCCTCTGTGCCTTGGTCTGGGGTGGTTGTGCAGACCCACCCTGTTCTCTGAGAAGTCTCATTAAAGACCTTCCTCCTGCTTCGCCCAGAGATGGATTgttcctcctgtccttcccctgGACAGTGCCTcgcctctttcttccctccctggctccacagccttctcagGGCCCCAGTTTTCCTGCTAAGCCTGATGACACCTGACTGTTGGGTGTGGCCCAAGGCTGAGGGTGGGTCCTTCTGATGCTCCTCCAGCAGACAGGATGGCATTCGACTCCAAGTCCAAGCCCACTTCTGAAGTAGTCAGGCAAGGGCAAGAGCAGGCTGGGAGTCTAGGAGTTTTTCTTCGCTAAGTCAAAAATTCTTGAGAAGCAGCAAAATTTGAGACAGAATAATAATCCACATACCAGAAGCTTTGAGAGGCAGTAAAACTTCTCTGTTGACTTCTTCTGTTTTCCAAATGCCTTTGCACAGAGTGGCTCCTCTGAGAGAGGGGGTCTTTGTCCACAGGGGTGTCTGGGTATCCTGCTGAAACCAAAAAGGGTTGTGGGTCAAAGGGGTGTATGTCTCATGCATCCCAGGAGTTATAGCCAACCTGCAGAGAATAAGAGGCTAAGCCACAAGATTTGCCTGGAACACACAGCAGGCTGGGAAGCCCCTGAATGCCAAACAGTCCAACCTCCCCTGCCTTATCGATGTGGTACATACACAGGTGCAGGGCATGACCCCAGCTCTGGGCTCACTCAAGAGAAAGGAATCTTCCTAGACTATCTCTGAACTAAGTGTGGACCTATCCGAAGacttgtttcatttttccttagCCCGTCTGGGCCGCCGCACTCTGAATGTAGAAATCACCATGTCCTGAAGCACTGTGTGCACTTCGGCATCTGCGCTCTCTGCTAGTCCAGGGCTGCCATAAGCTCTGTGTTATCCGTCTTGTTGTATAAGCTCCCGACCAGCTAGTAAAGTGAGAGAACTGTTATTTTCTGTACttctggggttttgttgtttgtgttttcctcttggACCTTTTTTCTACTCTGGCAGAGAAATTCATTAAAACAGTTGCTGCTTCTTGCCGacccttttcctttctcagttgcCTGGGTTTATGTCAAGACAAGACTCTCACCTAAGCTAGGGCATGGAGACAAAGCCCTTTAAtcctgcactcaggagacagaggggcagataggtctctgagtttgaggctagcctggtctacagagtgagttctaaatcagccagggttacatagaccCTGCCCTGTCCTGAGCTGGGAATTTTAAAACACCCCGTGAtgaaggccagtcttgtctacccAGCAAGCTCTACAGTGATGTacaatccagtctcaaaagaatgtgCCCCAACTAGATGGCGGGAGCAGTGAGGGCTGGGGGTCAGCATCTGCCGACCCCAGTGCATCCTGCCGAGGGCCTCTGGGGTCTCAGGCCTTCAGCCTTTGATAAACACTTGGGGCACTTACCCTTCTTCCAGAACCTTGCCAGGGTTGGGCCAAAGGGAAAGGAACCACACCCAGAGATGGGCCACACACATGGTTTCCAGTCAGATCCTAGGGATGGCCACACACAGTACTTGTTGGTTCCTGGTACCCTGGAAGCACTTTCCACAGATGACCACATCTGATTCTCCAGCCAACCTCAGGTAGATTCTGGCATTGTCCccaaggaaaggggagaaggggagtcTCACAATTAGGAGCAGGGTCAGATAAGCATCATCTAGCCGGACCCGGTTTGTGCCCAGAAGCCCCTGCACACTGCTAGCAGAGAACCCCACGGCACACTTTAGGCCAAGTTCAATATGTTAGTGAGTTGATCACGGGATGTTTTACAACTCCCCACTAAAAATGTCAATGCAGTTTTAAAAGTGTGGTCTCATCTGGACATAGTGGCACACGCCCATAATCCCCATacctggaggctgagacaggaggcctCAGAATTGGAGGCAAGCCTGAGTAGCAGGACTAGTGGAAGAGAGCAGGGCCTGAAACCCAGTCCTGTGATATGAAAGGAGGTCATTGCTTCCAGTCCTAAGCTGGCAGAGCCGGATGGAGACGCTGGAGaacacagaatgggaaaaaaaagactgCGAAGTATGGACCAGCTGGAAGGCTGTGCCCGGCTCTCAGAAAGCAAACCAGCAAACAGAGCATGATGGGGAAGCGTCGCTGCCACAGCTGTCAAGGCCTCTTTTACTCCCCACTGGTCCCAAAGTCAGCGGGTGGCAGCGAAAGAGCAGGGCCGAATTGCTAGCCAGGGCTTGGGCCCGGCCCTGTCCCACTGCCTGTGAGACTCAGGCAATGTCTgtttcctcatttataaaatgtgtgGATCCTAAGTTGGAAAGTCCCTTTCTGTTCTGCAGTCTGGGGCCTCATTTCAAGATCGCTCTGAAGAAATGTCCTGACAAATGACAATGGAGACAAGGCTACCTGAAGCTGGCAGAAAGCCCATGGAGGAGAGGAAGGCCAGGGGAAAGTTGTGTTACTAGGAGGAaggaaagtttcttttttaaaaaattattattattgctttgtttttcaagacagtttctttgtatagcctggTAATCCCTGAAccaattctgtagaccaggctggcctcaaacgtacagagatctgcctgtttatgcctcctgagtgctgggattaaaggcatgagtcacaaccatccattactaccctggcttgttttgtttggagacacAGTCTATGTATCTGTGGTTGGCCTGCaactctatatagaccaggctgacctcagactcacagagatctgcctgtctctgcctcctgagtgcttgggactaaaggtgtgtgccaccactccctgatttttattatattttatctactgtgtgtgtgtgtgtgtgtgtgtgcgtgcgcgcacgcgcAAAGGGctgaggacaactttcaggagccaGTGATTCCTTTCCACTATGCTATAAGTCCCGAGCATCAAAGGAGTAGTCAGGCTTGGTGACGAaaacctttatccactgagtcatcttgtcaACTTAGTTTGGCCCTTCTTGCCACATTGCATGCGCACATGCACgcggcacacatgcatgcatcacAGTGCacacatagaggtcagaggacattgcaaaagccagttctctccttccattgtatTTGCCCTTTCTTAAGCTGGTTCCTACAACAGAGCCTGGGCCAATACCAGGGTTAGATGGGCGCTGAAGAACTTAAGAGCCTTCCCAGTCCTGACATGGCCTGAccgtggggaaggagggaggctgcCCTCACGGGGCTGCTGGCTGAGAAAGCCTGGGAGCCATTGTCAGGATTCACTTCAAGGCCTCAATCCTGATTTCAGGCAAGGCAAAAGGAATCTCCACAGCTCCTCAGTTCCATGCGACTAGGCACAAGCACTGTGGCCATTACCTCTAGGTCCAATGACCATTCCTTAAATGGCAGAGCGGGAAGGAAATGCTGGTAAGTGGCAGAATGAAAAGCACacactagctgggcagtggtggcacacgcctgtaatcccagcactctgggaggcagaggcaggcagatctctgggttcgaggccagcctggtctacagagtgagttccaggacagccagggctacacagagaaaccctgtctcggaaaaaaaaaaccaaatccaaaaaaccaaaaaaaaaaaaaaaaaaaaaagaagaaaaaaaaaaagaaagaaagaaaaagaaaagcacacactAGAAAGTGTGCGTCAGCTGGGAGGCTGTGCCTGGCTTGGGTTTGGGGTGGTGGAGGCCTGGTTGACTGTGGGAAGGCGCTTCCATGATCCATTTCTGGGTCTACTCCCCAGGTGACAGCAAACATCTAACCTAAGCTGTCCCATTCTCGAGACCAAACCCACCAGGCTTCCCCCACGCGTCAGCCCCGCCCTACAGTGCTGGATTCTGTTTGGACACCTGCTCTCCTGCCAGGCTTTTGGGCAGGAAGGGCCGTGCTGCCTCTTCTGATCCATCAATGTGTTCCGTACCATCTGCCCCCTCCTACAGATCCTGTTGGTGACCCCAGACTGGGGGAATAAGGGGGCCATAACAGAAGCAGAGCCAATAGATTAACTGAATCAAGTATGGAGATGCAGGCCACAGACGACATGATACACACTCAACATGGAGAGgcgcctgagttcaatcctcctGACAAATacaatggagggagagaactggcccttgcaaggtgtcctctgacctccatgtgcacactgtgatgcatgcatgtgtgcatgtgtgtgtatgcaacataaataaataaataaataaataaatgggtttttttgtttttgtttttgttttgttttgttttgttttttggagacagggtttctctgtgtagccctggctgtcctggaactcactctgtagaccaggctggcctagaactcagaaatctgcctgcctctgcctcccaagtgctgggattaaaggtgtgcatcaccaccacccaactATAAATGTAATTATAAAAACACAACAAATCAGATCCTCCTAGCTCTCTTTGGGTCCTAGCTTTGTTAGCCAGTTTTCTCCTCATTTACAGAGCTGGATGAAATGTGTTTActgtccttccctctcctccttctttatCTCAGTACACAACATTTTCCATAGTGTTTTTGGACTGTAGTGGACTTGATGGAGAGGCTTCTATAAAATGGCTGCATTTATTCCTCCCCAAATCAAACTTCTAAAACgcaatgaggccctgtctcaaaaccacagGAATCTTCCAGGTGATGAGAGCTGTGAGTGGCAGCCACTGGTCACTGTGCTGTCTGCAGTCAGCCCACACCAGTTTCACTTTCAATGGCAGACTTGAGGGAGATCTGAGAGCCGACAGGACCCCTTCCCATCTCTCCCACAACCCCTATTGCCATCAGAGAAGAAATCCAGGCAGAAGCTGCccacagcagacagcaggtgaCTGTCATTGAGGATCCAGGCTGCTGAAAGACGCTAACTGTCAGCACAACGGTATAAACAATTGTGAGACCCCGACATTCATGTGAAGACCAAAACAAGAGGAGTTCCTGCGTCACCAAGAGAAGCCGAGTGCCACATGCTGTGAACTCAAGAGTTCATACATAGCACAAACAGTCCTGTGACCACAGGTAATCACTACTTCCATTTATTGAGTTCCTACTATGCGCGGCACCGCGGGATGCTGGGGTTTGTCTCTGACATCATCTCTAATCCCTACAACAACCTGCAGAGGTAGCTATTATTGTGGCTATTTTTAGACAaagaactgaggctcagagagatgaACCATCTTGCTCTAGGTCACACTCCTGAGTGAGCACAATCTGAGCCGGATCTGCCGCACTCCAAAGTTTGGCTATGGTCTCTGGGCATGGCATCCCGTCCCCTGTGGTCACTGGCCTCAAGCAGATTCCTCTCAAGTTACTCTGTGTCACTCCACTGTGGACACTGAAGAGAATGAGGACGCGAAAGGAAGGTCTGGCATTCCTGCTGACCATTGCTCCCATCTGGCGCCTCTGTCACACCTGGCATCTTACTGAGCCCTCCTACCCTAAGGAGTTGTTAGAGACAGGCCTACCAAGATTAATAAAACAGCCCAGGTGCCAAGCAgaatgtgtgtgctctgtgtagaGCACAGGTTTCCCTGGACATGTGCGGATGAGACAAAGGGCAGTGTGGACACAAGAAATCTACTGTCAGGGGTAAGACCTGGAAGGGAGGCGAAAGTTCCAGGAGCAGCTGTGTCTGCTGAGGCAGCACTGCAGCTCTGCTACTTAGTCTACACCTCTGGGACAGGAGGATGGCAGAAGAAAACTGCTGGGGAGGTGCAGAGTAGGCCACACTGTTCCAAAGCCGTATCAGAGCCCTGGTGAACGCCCAGCATCCACCCCCAACATACCTGACCTCCTCCCTACAGTCCCACTTTTCCAGTGTTAGGAACTCACTTCCTCAGCTCTGCCAGTCCAGCAGGCTCCAGCCCAGCCCTCTTCCGGCCTCCTCCGCTCCTGGGGGAACTCTAGGTAACAGGCTCAGgagcctctccctccccacacGCATCAGCGGATGAGTTGCTTGAAGAGACCAGGAGAACTGGAAAGACTTGAGTCCCTTCTGCCAGGGGCACAAACAATCTGCCAGCGGTGACAACAGAGCAAAGGACCGGGCCCACCTGGGACTCAGGGAGAAGAGGGCAGGCGGCCACCCCCAGCCTGTGCAAGCACAACCCAGCCACTTAGGGCCTCGCCCAGAAGCAAGAGGGATCTGCAGACATggggtttgttttatttccatGAAAACATAATACCCCTACCCTTTCACCCTCCTTTGGGGAGTTCTAAGAGGTTCCTGTTAGAACCAGTACGTGTCtgactgggggagggggctggaagagggcatcaccATGTAGCTCTAGCACACacctgtttttggttttgttctttaagaaaggGTCTTacgagccaggcggtggtggcgcacgcctgtaatcccagcactctgggaggcagagactggcggatttccgagttcaaggccagcctggtctacagagttgagatccaggagagccagggctatacagagaaaccctgtctccaaaaataaaaaaataaaaaaaagaaagaaaagaaagaaaaataaaagaaagggtcttactatgtaatcctggctggcctggaacttgattaTGTAGtataggctggccttggactcacagagatctgcctgcctctgcctctaagtgcTTTGATACCAggcatcatacatatatatgatatcagatagatagatagatagatagatagatagatagattatatatCCAGAAAAACTTATTTACAAAGTTTATACAAGTATATAATTTTCTACGGGTCGTGCTTGGCCACAGAGGAAAGAGGGTCAAGGATCGGACAAGTCTACACTGAGCGCCTTGCTGCTCATGGAAGCGTGTGGGCCGGCGCAGTGCTCAGTGGAGCACAGGGCTTGTCAGGTGGCCCCTGCAGTGAGCGGCTGCTCTCTCCTTTGGGAGCAACGATGGTGCATCTACTCAGCCCAGAAGAAAATTTCACTTGGCGTTTTTTTTAACACATGTATTCATAGTGTGGGTGGACTGCATTGTGAGCCAACTCCTCCACCTCCACGTGAAGAGAAGGACAGTGGTGCTGCCTTCACCCGGCCTCCTGCCCTGACACCAGGAGTCTTttccatgttgttgttgttgtttgtttttcctggagACCAGGATTAAACCAGTATGTGCCACCTTATCCAATCCACCTGGTTATCGGGTAACTTTTGTAGGCGTAATATGACACGTTCTTGGACAAAGCAAGATGGCAAATGAATAAAATCCTCTAGTACTGGTCAGAGTGGGAAGTTTTTACATAgctataggaaaaataaaatacacagcacacacacgtatacacgcacgcacacatgcacacacactaaactaacaaataaactacacatggcagctcacaattgttaTCCAGCCTTGGGAGTAGAGGTAGgagggtcagaaattcaaggccacctTCAGCTATATAGTGGGTTTAacaccagcctaggctacataagacatatcctatctcaaaaaatacaatcaatcagtgattaaaaacaaaacaaacaaaaaacaaaacaaagcaacaccaaaacaaaaatcaccaAAGCCAAGTATGGTGGGATAGGCCTTTAATGtcagagctcaggaggcagggggaggcagggggaggcaaGGCTGAAGCTGAGACTGaggctgaggctagcctggtctaccgagcAAGCTGCGAGCctgccaaggctacatagtgagaccctactaagaaagaagaaagaaagaaagaaagaaagaaagaaagaaagaaagaaagaaagaaagaaagaaagaaagaaagaaagaaagaaagaaagaaagaaaggaaggaaggaaggaaggaaggaaggaaagaaagaaagaaagaaagaagaaagaaagaaagaaagaaagaaagaaagaaagaaagaaagaagagagagggagggagggaaggagggagggagaaaggaagggaggaagaaaacctGAAAATTGAGTaagctcttttttaaaagatttat
This portion of the Apodemus sylvaticus chromosome 1, mApoSyl1.1, whole genome shotgun sequence genome encodes:
- the Ovol1 gene encoding putative transcription factor Ovo-like 1: MPRAFLVKKPCVSTCKRNWSELPDEERGEIYVPVSLGFCPPQPYREPEASVAEPPSCPLALDMSLRDSSYGVTPGPCVVAQLPPEDVSHLTDPQSRDQGFLRTKMKVTLGDSPNGDLFTCHICQKSFTYQRMLNRHMKCHNDVKRHLCTYCGKGFNDTFDLKRHVRTHTGVRPYKCSLCDKAFTQRCSLESHLKKIHGVQQKYAYKERRAKLYVCEECGCTSESQEGHVLHLKERHPDSPLLRKTSKKVAVALQNTVTSLLQGSPHL